One part of the Humulus lupulus chromosome 9, drHumLupu1.1, whole genome shotgun sequence genome encodes these proteins:
- the LOC133799452 gene encoding actin cytoskeleton-regulatory complex protein pan-1-like: protein MDSENVFDINSAPEAPGAPSSKKKTSKRHPNESSKMPQAKKARTAGPLAVGPSANVTPPPSPHKQQTPPAPAGSTPSPPALTDQTQQAGPASAWGRHIESCLKIGQRKGGQDFEARMIPRGNGWDRDDGRRSDLKSHLE from the coding sequence ATGGACTCCGAGAATGTGTTCGACATAAACAGTGCCCCCGAGGCTCCCGGAGCTCcctcaagcaagaagaaaacaagcaagaGGCATCCCAACGAAAGCAGTAAAATGCCTCAGGCCAAGAAAGCCCGCACTGCAGGCCCTCTGGCCGTCGGACCCTCAGCCAAtgtaacaccacctccttctcctcaCAAGCAGCAAACTCCCCCTGCTCCTGCTGGGTCGACACCGTCTCCACCGGCCCTaaccgaccagactcagcaggctggTCCTGCTTCCGCATGGGGGCGACATATCGAGTCGTGCCTTAAGATTGGTCAACGAAAAGGTGGCCAAGATTTTGAAGCACGAATGATACCGAGAGGAAATGGCTGGGACAGAGACGATGGACGTCGATCAGATCTTAAATCGCACCTTGAATGA